One Acetobacterium sp. KB-1 DNA segment encodes these proteins:
- a CDS encoding rhodanese-like domain-containing protein: protein MLNLLSRKSESKNSVKRISPAEAKKRLDANEPIVLLDVREKNEYAGQHIPNSINLPLGQIQTVDKIVPDKNATIFVYCLSGGRSQSAASQMVKMGYQNIYNLGGIGGWKYGTVSSH, encoded by the coding sequence ATGTTAAACTTATTATCAAGAAAATCAGAGTCAAAAAATTCAGTAAAAAGAATATCCCCGGCTGAGGCCAAAAAACGATTGGATGCCAATGAACCAATCGTGCTTCTCGATGTGAGAGAAAAAAATGAATATGCCGGCCAACATATTCCGAATAGTATTAATCTACCATTAGGCCAGATTCAGACGGTGGATAAAATCGTTCCGGATAAAAATGCTACGATCTTTGTTTACTGTTTGAGTGGCGGCAGATCTCAAAGTGCTGCGAGTCAGATGGTCAAAATGGGATATCAGAACATTTATAATCTTGGCGGCATCGGCGGTTGGAAATATGGAACCGTTAGCAGTCATTAA
- a CDS encoding ASKHA domain-containing protein, with translation MGDQEIQALSRKIFLTISPPGNGDIIGDQERILNALTPDFGAVRFSRRLLKKIYPLCREANWEITLTLVKSGATWELVELEPGDWRHRHFGLAVDLGSTSVAMRMVDLNTGKVLGEESILNHQIAYGDDILSRIFYAKNKPAHLLAVQEATIGTFNALMNRLEETTGINAQKSCIMVVSGNTTMIHFLLGIDPWPIFEYPFAPVFNHTGYLDAWDLGLNTSGYLYCMPSVANYLGGDTISGLLLAGLHEKDELGLFIDIGTNGEMVLGNKNFLVAGAGAAGPALEGGISKNGMKATAGAVDSVIIVENELRLTTIGGHRPLGICGSGIVDLIAQMLLSGWIDFSGRFNPEKSRRIVKRGEEYGVLYATRDESGSGEELLFTQKDMSQFIDTKAAASTMVAYLLERLGVEAMDVDRLYVSGAFGTYINLESAITIGLYPDLPRERFVSLGNSSLNGAYALLTNGDKMETVTMLQERIEYLEFGAATDFISRMYAARFLPHTDFDLYPTVKAALKKQGRLR, from the coding sequence ATGGGAGATCAAGAAATTCAGGCGTTATCCAGAAAAATATTTTTAACCATTTCACCACCCGGAAATGGGGATATTATCGGTGATCAGGAACGCATTCTTAACGCATTGACTCCAGATTTTGGAGCGGTGCGTTTTTCTCGACGCCTACTAAAAAAAATATACCCCTTGTGCCGGGAAGCCAATTGGGAGATTACGCTGACGCTGGTAAAAAGCGGCGCAACCTGGGAGCTGGTGGAACTGGAACCCGGGGATTGGCGGCATCGCCATTTTGGGTTGGCCGTCGATTTGGGCAGTACCTCCGTGGCAATGAGGATGGTGGATTTAAATACCGGTAAGGTCCTGGGTGAAGAAAGTATCCTAAATCATCAGATTGCGTATGGTGATGATATTCTCAGTCGTATCTTTTATGCCAAAAATAAACCGGCTCATCTTCTGGCTGTGCAGGAAGCAACGATTGGTACCTTTAATGCCCTGATGAATCGACTGGAAGAAACAACTGGAATCAATGCTCAGAAATCCTGTATCATGGTTGTTTCTGGCAATACCACGATGATCCATTTTTTATTGGGTATTGATCCCTGGCCCATTTTCGAGTATCCTTTTGCGCCGGTGTTTAATCATACCGGTTATCTTGACGCCTGGGATCTGGGGCTTAATACCAGTGGCTATCTTTATTGTATGCCCTCGGTTGCGAACTATTTAGGCGGTGATACTATCAGCGGTTTGCTGCTGGCCGGTCTTCACGAAAAAGATGAATTGGGATTATTTATCGATATTGGTACCAACGGTGAAATGGTCTTAGGAAATAAGAACTTTTTGGTGGCCGGAGCCGGAGCAGCCGGACCGGCATTAGAAGGCGGTATCAGTAAAAACGGCATGAAGGCCACCGCTGGGGCTGTGGATTCGGTTATTATTGTCGAAAATGAGCTCAGACTGACAACCATCGGCGGTCATCGGCCCCTGGGTATTTGTGGGTCGGGGATTGTTGATCTGATTGCCCAGATGCTGTTAAGCGGCTGGATTGATTTCTCAGGTCGCTTTAATCCCGAGAAATCCCGCCGGATTGTTAAACGTGGCGAAGAATATGGGGTTCTATACGCCACCCGGGATGAGTCCGGTAGTGGTGAAGAACTGCTTTTTACGCAAAAGGATATGAGCCAATTTATCGATACGAAAGCTGCCGCCAGCACCATGGTTGCCTATCTGCTGGAACGGTTGGGTGTTGAGGCCATGGATGTTGATCGGCTGTATGTTTCTGGGGCTTTTGGGACTTACATTAATCTGGAGTCAGCGATCACCATCGGTCTTTATCCGGATTTACCCCGAGAACGTTTTGTTTCGTTGGGAAATAGTTCCTTAAATGGGGCTTATGCCCTACTAACCAACGGTGATAAAATGGAAACGGTCACGATGCTTCAGGAACGGATCGAGTATCTGGAGTTTGGAGCGGCCACTGATTTTATTTCCCGGATGTATGCCGCCCGGTTTTTGCCCCATACGGATTTTGATCTCTATCCCACCGTTAAGGCGGCACTAAAAAAACAGGGACGCTTGCGATAG